The DNA segment CAGGGATGGAAGCGGCGGCGAGTGCGGAACCGGCATGTATCTGGCCGGGCGGGATGGGGTCGTACTCATCCCGGTGGGCGGCCGTTCCGCGGTCCTGTAATGCGGGAGAAAAGCCGTCATTCGCTGCCGCAGCACGAAAATCCCTGCCATATGAACGGCTTAACTACTTGCGCCGGCGGCTTTGCTCCGGCAATCTGACCGCAAGGGGGCCGGGCGGGCCCGATCCCGCCTGAATAATGGCTCCCGTAAATGGGAGGTTGCCGGTCATGACCAAGTCTGAACTGATCCTCAGGCTCGCGGAACGCAATCCGCATCTGTACCAGCGTGACGTGGAAAAGATCGTCACCACCATCTTCGAAGAGATCACCGAGGCTCTCGCCCGGGGCGACCGGGTGGAACTGCGCGGCTTCGGCGCATTCTCCGTCAAGCGGCGCGATGCCCGCGTCGGCCGCAATCCCCGCACCGGCGCTTCCGTGGATGTGGAGGAGAAGGCCGTGCCCTTCTTCAAAACCGGCAAGCAACTGCGGGAGCGGCTGAACGCCGAATAGGCCCGCTCCGGGACGGAAGGCCCTCTTAACCCCGACGCGTACCTTGCTTCAGCCGATGTCCGGCGGTTAAACCGGTGGCGAAGCCGCCGGTCACCCCGCTCCCGCCCCAGGGCGGGGAAGGCCAGCACCGGAATCGGGAGGGTCGCCGCCGCGCGGCCCAGACAAGGAGCATCGCCCCGTGAAGTTCGCGCGCCACCTGTCCTGGCTGTTCACCCTGCCGCTGGCCCTGCTGGCCGTCTCATTCGCGATCAGCAACCGTGGCCATGTGGCGCTGGAACTCTGGCCGCTGCCCTTCACGATGGAAGTGCCGCTGTTCGCGCTGGTGCTGGCGGTCTTCGTGCTGGGCTTTCTGCTGGGCGGACTGGTGGCCTGGATGGGCCAGCACAGCCACCGCCGGGCGGAGCGGCAGCATCAGAGCCGGGCCGACAGGCTGGCCCGCGAGCTGGAGCAGGCGAAGACCCGCGCCACCGCGGCGGAGGCCCGACTGGCCGAGCTGACGGCCCCGCCGTCGGCAGCGACCCCGCCCGCCATCGCGGCCGGGGCGCCGGTTGCCGCAACACCTAATTCCCTGGTCACGGCGGGCTGAGCGCCCGCCCGGCCCCGTTGCAGGCGGTCAGGAGCGGCGCTGGGCCGCAGCCTTGCCGGGATTGTTGGCCGATGGCTCGCTGAACCGGCCGCCGACGCGGTAGGCGTCGAGATAGGTCGGCAAGATCACCTCCGCCGTCGTGGGCTGCACGCCCAGTTCCGCCAGCCCCGGATGACGGCCGGAGACCACATTATCGGTCTTCAGCATCTCCACCTGATCGCGGGTCAGGGGCTTGCCCGGCAGCTTCTCCAGGATACCGCCCAGCGTGCTGGCCATACCCCAGGACACGTTCAGCAGGGGCTTCCGCGGCCGGCTCGTCTCATGGCGGGTGATGTCCAGCAGCTCCTTGAAGCTGTAGGTGCGCGGGCCGCCCAGCTCGAATATCCGGCCCTTGCTCGCCTCAGTGGACAGGGAGACCATGATCGCCTCCGCCACATCGCCCACATAGACCGGCTGCATCCGGGTGGTCCCGCCGCCGATCACGGGCAGGACGGGGCTGAGCTGGCACATCCGGCCGAACCGGTTGAAGAACCCGTCCTCCGGCCCAAAGACGATGGAGGGGCGGAAGATCGTCGCCTCGGGGAAGGCCTCCAGCACCAGACGCTCCCCCTCCGCCTTGCTGCGGGCATAGGCGGAGGCGGAACCGGCGTCGGCGCCCAGGGCGGACATATGAACCAGACGGGCCACGCCGGCGGCCTTGGATACGCGGGCGATACGTCCCGCCGCCTCCGCCTGTACGGCCTCGAAGCTGTTGCCCTTGCCGCCGGGGGCCAGAATGCCGACAAGGTTGATGACCAGATCCACGCCCTGCACGCAGGCGGCGATGCTATTCTCGTCGTGGATGTTCACCGCCATCGGCACGATCTGCCCCACCGCGCCGGAGGTGCGCAGATGGGTGCAGGTGCCGGGATGACGCGACGGCACGCGGA comes from the Indioceanicola profundi genome and includes:
- the ihfB gene encoding integration host factor subunit beta, whose product is MTKSELILRLAERNPHLYQRDVEKIVTTIFEEITEALARGDRVELRGFGAFSVKRRDARVGRNPRTGASVDVEEKAVPFFKTGKQLRERLNAE
- a CDS encoding lipopolysaccharide assembly protein LapA domain-containing protein yields the protein MKFARHLSWLFTLPLALLAVSFAISNRGHVALELWPLPFTMEVPLFALVLAVFVLGFLLGGLVAWMGQHSHRRAERQHQSRADRLARELEQAKTRATAAEARLAELTAPPSAATPPAIAAGAPVAATPNSLVTAG
- a CDS encoding complex I NDUFA9 subunit family protein; this encodes MVYRYRIATVFGGSGFIGRHLIRRLAKTGCIIRVPSRHPGTCTHLRTSGAVGQIVPMAVNIHDENSIAACVQGVDLVINLVGILAPGGKGNSFEAVQAEAAGRIARVSKAAGVARLVHMSALGADAGSASAYARSKAEGERLVLEAFPEATIFRPSIVFGPEDGFFNRFGRMCQLSPVLPVIGGGTTRMQPVYVGDVAEAIMVSLSTEASKGRIFELGGPRTYSFKELLDITRHETSRPRKPLLNVSWGMASTLGGILEKLPGKPLTRDQVEMLKTDNVVSGRHPGLAELGVQPTTAEVILPTYLDAYRVGGRFSEPSANNPGKAAAQRRS